GCTTGGTTAATATAACCTGAACAATGTTCCTACCTAAGATGACGGCATCGCGCTGCAAACAACACGAGGTAAAGTCCAAAGCCTTGATCGAACTGTACCACAGCATCTGTCCAAATTGGTATAAGAGACCAAATGAAGATTTCACTTGAGGACAATCATTTCGTTTTTGGTTTCAACCAATGGCGAGATACCTGGGTGATCTATCCATGACCAGGATGAAGCTTGAGTGAAACTAAGTGGAGGTCCGAACCGACtgatgttgaagaatcagcggATGAGTTGTGGTTAGGGGTGAAATGTCACTCGAAACCAGAGCTAGCTGGTTCTCTCCGAAATGCGTTGAGGCGTACCAATTGACTTGatatctaggggtaaaacacTGTTTTGGTGCGGGCCCGCGAGAGCGGTACCAAATCGAGGCAAACTCTGAATGCTAGATATGACCTCAAAATAACAAGGGTCAAGGTCGGCCAGTGAGACGATGGGGGATAAGCTTCATCGTCGAGAGCGAAACAGCCCGGATCACCAGCTAAAGCCCCTAAATGATCGCTCAACAATAAAGGAGGTAGGGGTGCAGAGACAGCCAGGAAGTTTGTCTAGAAGCAGCCATCCTTGAAAGAGTGCGTAATAGCAAACAACAAATGGTTTAGGACCATGAAGCTTTATATTTTCTTAAAGAAACATGAAATTTTTCCTACCATCCCCTGTCAATCCCACAATTTCCGGGCTCGAGTTTATGATACAGTTcacagaaaaaaaaatcgatggGGCTCGATAACTAATAGTATCATCAAATGGACATCATAAATCATCAGTTTCACTAAATCTTTGAAAAAATAACACATATTTGTTGGCAAGGAAATAGAGTAATCCCGGATACGCCCCATGGAGTTGAAGCTCTAAGGATATAGAATCAAGACTTGAAAGAAAACAACAACCAAAGTTTACAATTAGAAAATGAATAAATGTATTTTCCTGTGTGAACATGTAGATGATGTGTCCATATCACACGTGTACATAGAACACTATATAGGCTTATTTCCACGCACATTTTTGCAATCAGATCATTTTTAGAGTTGTAAACCGTTCTCTCTCGTATTCAATAGATATGGTTTCTTCATTCAATATGGGATCATTTTGCTTCTAGTATGGTATCAGAGAGCTAGAGGAGTTTCGCGATTCTAATTTTCTTCAATGGCTAAGGAAAATACATTTATtcattctaatatttacaatcGTCATGTGTAGCCTTGTACCGGATTAAGCTAAGGGACTTGGGTGACAAATGCAATCGGAAAGATTGAGTCACTAATAAGACCAGGACTCATAAAGATGCTCTACGTCTATCAACAGTTAATCTTCTTCAACAGTTTTAGATATCGCAACCAGGAGGTTTAATCAAGCCATTGAGAGCTATGCCACTCAAATGAAAAATTCCCTTTCTTGATCAATTTTTACATAAATGCTAGTTACGATTCTTAAAATGTAAACTATTGCAATTTTCTTGATTAGTATTTATACAAACACTACCTTCAATTCTTAACTTCATTACTCTGGCCAAACGCAAGTAAGCTAATGAGAGTAAATTAAGAGCAAATGAGCAAGCAAACAAGATACTGGATTCTATAACAAGAAAGAGAGAGCATACCGCGGGCCGGGCTCTTTTTGGCCTTGACCTTCTCAACTCCATCAACGTATCAGCATTAGCCACTCCAAGAACAGCAGATTCGTACGTCCCGAAATTCCCAACAATCTCCTTGTCCGACTCCAAGCTCAAGTACGCATCGACGGAGTTCGGGCACGAGGGCTCGGCCCACTGTTTCGAGTGAAACATCAGCCCAATCTCCGCTGGAATGGAATCAAACCCGCAAGCAGAGATAACCAAAGACCCCTTCTCCACCGCCTTCTCGTGGTACAAAGCCTCCATCCTCTCCATAAAATCGGGCTCCCCGGAGATGTCCAAGTAATCGCAGCCCGACTCCACACAGGCCTCAACAACGGGATGCCCGTAAAGCCGAAACGGGACCAACGCAATTCAAAACGATCTTCGCCTGGGCCGCTAGCCTTGTGAGGGAACTCGGGTCGGAAGTATCTGCGGTGAGAAGAGGGATCTTCGGTGGGAGATGCGGCGAGGCTGCCCAATTGAGGGCTTCGGATAGCCTTGACGGGCTGCGCCCGGCCAAAGCGAGGGACTTGAGGGGTGAGTTGGGAACATTGAGAAATTTGAGCGCTTCTCGGACTACGTACTTCCCGGTGAATCCAGAGGCGCCGAGGATTATGACATCGAAGATCTTGGGATTATTTTCCGCCATATTTTTCTGCAGAGATTTCAGTGGAATGATGGAGGTGAATTCATCTAGAAGTCGTTGGGGGTTAGAAATGCGTGAAGAAGCTGATAGGCTCAGTTAAAGATTCGATCTTGCATGTCAATCTGCTTTGGAAAGTCCGCCCAAAGGCACGCAGGCAGGTAGCCCATTCGACGTAGCAAtgcaaatttatttataattttaaaaaatagctTGTTGCTCAATGCCTATGAAAATATCTTGGACACAAACAGCAGTAAGAGTATTTTGGTCCCAAGTTCACAAATTGCAGGAAGACTCTAGTCGaattttataattatgatgTTGTTTTAACTAAATGTATGCACCAAATATTTACTGtatataaaacatgaattttaaatgaGCACAGGGTGTGGTGGTTAGCACTCTGGACTTTGAGTCTAGCGTCCTGTGTTCGACTCCCGGTAGGACCTTTTCTTTTGTAGtttgtttatttttgttttttgtttttttttatgttttcttCTGGTTGCTTGATTGTAAAACCAAATTTTGTTCCATCCACAatcttttttttatgatttatcttCTTCCAATTATTTACGTTTCACAACCATTTGCATTACTTTAtcctttttcttgaatttttgcTGCGTTTATCGGTTAATTCAAGAGTTTTTATTTGATTGCATGTGTCATCTTATGTTTTCCAAATTTGCAAATTTGGACGTATTCTATGTTGTCATTTTAACTATTGAAGAATCTGGCTAAATTTGAGAACTCTAAAATTCATAACAGCGAAAAAGCTTCATGAAAATGAAATTTTGGATACCAGCTCTCGCATAAATGAAATGAAAATGATCACGCTGTAGttgtgttttgatttgaatGGCTAGTTTGTCTACTAATTGTATTTGCTTATGAAAAGCACCAAAGAAAGACATAGAAACTAGAAATTATTGACTATTTACAGTAATCGTTCCGAATAATTTTCCCCGCCTATTCAGCATTTTAAAGGCGATGAAAGATGAGCATTAGGACATCTCTGCCTCGGCAAACGCCTCGTCCTTTTTCCCCATCCGAGTATGTTTCTACCTTCAAGTCCTAGTTTTTGACAAGTGGACTGTTGTGTTATGGTTGAGTAAACTGATTTTGAAACTGGAGATGTAGGTAAGACTCGAAAACGCTTCCTTCCCCTGCCACTTCTTAGGGAGTTTCTACCTTCAACTTTGAATAGTAGCCCTTCAAACGTTTTCAGATCCTCGGTCACTTCTTGCCTCGACAACGTGACCAGACCAGGAAGAATGTCCTTTTGGAAGTCTTTTAGTTGTTTCCCTCGACCTGGCATCCCTTTTCGAGATCTTTTAGCTTCTTCATCGCTTGGATTATTCAATTCCATGGGCTTATAGCTATAGTGTTCCTCCTTTGTGTCTTCCAACTTTAAAGTCATGAATTCGAAGCAGTCCATACCATAAGGAATCAACTCGGCTGCATCAACCACACCGTTCTGAACCAAAGAAACTGTTCTCATTGCATCATCGCAATTTGACAAGATCTTTTCTGCAAACCATTTGAGACAATCGCTAGATGTGGCCTCCAGAGGCTCCCGTGCAACTTCTTCATTTGAATTCCTTTTGCCAGACATCGAGAAGGAAATTATGGTCTGAGCTGCTAGCCTGTCACAGTCTTCATCAGAATGTTCAGATTTTCTAGGTGGCACTTCCACTTCTATCAAGTCGGCTTCTGTAAATGACACCTCTGCTTCTGATTCAATCAATGCTGGAGCCTGCAAGTCTATCTCAGTGGTTGCAATTTTTACTATAGTTGTGGGGATAGATGGAGCTGGTGGAGCATCCTCCTCTTCAAAAGATAAGTTCAAGTCAATGTGATGCCTCAAACCAGAAATGTAGTTGTTAAATCCTTTCTGCAAAACAAAATCCTTGATTTCGAGCTGCTCTTTTCGACCACCACCACTATCTATGCCAGAACAGTTAATCTTGGATATATTGCCTCCAGAATTTGGATTCTTGACCGTGTGGAGTGCATTACAGATTGGAAAACTAAGAATCGTTCTAGGAATCCCATTATCGGCAATTTCTGCAACCATTGATTCTGAGGTTTCCTGTTTCGCTTTCAAAGTTGGCCAGGAACCACCAGTTCTTTCGGTTTTCTTGAAAAAATCGTTTGAATAATTCTGCAAGGAGTCCAGATTCATGAAGTAAGAATTATTCGCCCCTTTTTTTTTGTGTTCGCCCCTTTGTTGTGGAGTTTTTAGAAACCATGGCAACCGTTCCTTCAGATTTTCCTGGTTGCTTTGACAACCTGTAAACACGAAACTTTGTTGAGGAATCGCCATTTGAAACTTGTGGGAGTTTTCTGAATCACTTTTCGAATTTTCTACAGGCTTTGCATTTGTTTCATCCACGTTCTTGAAACATTTTCCTGGAGCTCCGTATCCAACACTTTCACAGTTGACCAAATCATTCTTAATTATTATACTTGATGTGTGAGATACTGTACCCAATGAATCATCAATTTCTTCAGAAATTTCGACGCCAAAAAGCGTCTGCTTCCTTCGAGATGCTGATTTACATGTACTCAAATGATTATCCGAAAATCCGTTTCTTGGCTCAGCCTGTGTCCCCTTAGAACATGCCTGTGACTTGCCAAAACTAGAGTTTCCAGTAAAAGAATGCTTTTCAAATCTCTTTTCCTCTGTAAATATATGGATAGAGAAATGAGTTTTGTTCAACATTAAGCCCAACTTCCTATGTCTTACATCCAAGCACCTTTTTCAACCAAGAAACTAAATACATACGGTATGAAAGTAGTAAATGAATCTAGGTAAAGAAAGTCGAATAACAGAAGCCGAGGTTGTGTTTCCCCTTTCAAGTTTTGAACGTAAAATGGCAACACCGAAAACATCACAAAAATAAACTGGATCATTCAACAAGATTGCGTAGgccaaaatattaaaatcagaACGACAGTATAATACCACACAACATCACTGAAATAAGTCAAGTGATAGAATCTTGAAAGTTGAAACTCAATGAAATGTGCCAAGGGACGTCTTATTACTGGCTAACCTGTATAGTGATCAGACAAATGCTCTTTTCCGCATATTCCATTCCTCGAATTCATAATACTGAAACAAATTCCACCTTTTTTTCCAGCCTGAGGATTTTCATAGAAATTTGTTGATGCAAGGTGAAAGGTTGAACCTGAATTTGCAGAAACATCAGGCCTGGCAGGGCACGAGGGACTACTAAGATTTATGTCCACTGAGCAGGTTAAATTTAAGTCAGTTTGATAATGTGGCCTTGAAGAATAAACTTTACATTCTGGTCTCCAAGCACCAGTAAAAGCAGAATTAGCACGCGATGCCTGATGGTTCCCGTTTCGACTGGTGGTTTCCACAACAGGAAATTCGTAAAAACTTTTCTGCATCTGATTATCTACATTAATTCCGAGTACATTAGCTGGAACTTCGAGGGATCCCGTTCTTTTCTCAAACTTTATGCTCTTATACAATGGAATTTTTCTGCTTGTCAAATCTTGTGTGTCTTGAATCAGGGAAATAAAGGGTATCTTATGTTCGTCTTTGTTTAACTTTACCCTTTTCATTTCGTTCATCAGCTCTCTCTGCCTGTTGTAAAGCCGGTGGAGTTCTCGAACCTGACAAATTATGAACACGCAAATTTGACAAAATCAGGTTCATTAAGCCTAAAGCACATATTACTTGCCATTTGTGACATATTCTGAGTAACAGTGAAATCATACCTGATTTCTAAATATTGTTTCATGCTTGAGAATTGTCTTGCTTATTTCCTCCTTGCCATATCCAACAATACCATCTTCTGTTATCCGGGACAAGTCGTGATTATGGCCATTTTTCACACATTTCTCTTGGTGATATAAGGATCTCGTATCCGTATTGGC
The sequence above is a segment of the Primulina tabacum isolate GXHZ01 chromosome 6, ASM2559414v2, whole genome shotgun sequence genome. Coding sequences within it:
- the LOC142549776 gene encoding uncharacterized protein LOC142549776 isoform X2 produces the protein MRTEIQVNGILREYCSATGRDGNANTDTRSLYHQEKCVKNGHNHDLSRITEDGIVGYGKEEISKTILKHETIFRNQVRELHRLYNRQRELMNEMKRVKLNKDEHKIPFISLIQDTQDLTSRKIPLYKSIKFEKRTGSLEVPANVLGINVDNQMQKSFYEFPVVETTSRNGNHQASRANSAFTGAWRPECKVYSSRPHYQTDLNLTCSVDINLSSPSCPARPDVSANSGSTFHLASTNFYENPQAGKKGGICFSIMNSRNGICGKEHLSDHYTEEKRFEKHSFTGNSSFGKSQACSKGTQAEPRNGFSDNHLSTCKSASRRKQTLFGVEISEEIDDSLGTVSHTSSIIIKNDLVNCESVGYGAPGKCFKNVDETNAKPVENSKSDSENSHKFQMAIPQQSFVFTGCQSNQENLKERLPWFLKTPQQRGEHKKKGANNSYFMNLDSLQNYSNDFFKKTERTGGSWPTLKAKQETSESMVAEIADNGIPRTILSFPICNALHTVKNPNSGGNISKINCSGIDSGGGRKEQLEIKDFVLQKGFNNYISGLRHHIDLNLSFEEEDAPPAPSIPTTIVKIATTEIDLQAPALIESEAEVSFTEADLIEVEVPPRKSEHSDEDCDRLAAQTIISFSMSGKRNSNEEVAREPLEATSSDCLKWFAEKILSNCDDAMRTVSLVQNGVVDAAELIPYGMDCFEFMTLKLEDTKEEHYSYKPMELNNPSDEEAKRSRKGMPGRGKQLKDFQKDILPGLVTLSRQEVTEDLKTFEGLLFKVEGRNSLRSGRGRKRFRVLPTSPVSKSVYSTITQQSTCQKLGLEGRNILGWGKRTRRLPRQRCPNAHLSSPLKC
- the LOC142549776 gene encoding uncharacterized protein LOC142549776 isoform X1 — encoded protein: MRTFLSPLEMRTEIQVNGILREYCSATGRDGNANTDTRSLYHQEKCVKNGHNHDLSRITEDGIVGYGKEEISKTILKHETIFRNQVRELHRLYNRQRELMNEMKRVKLNKDEHKIPFISLIQDTQDLTSRKIPLYKSIKFEKRTGSLEVPANVLGINVDNQMQKSFYEFPVVETTSRNGNHQASRANSAFTGAWRPECKVYSSRPHYQTDLNLTCSVDINLSSPSCPARPDVSANSGSTFHLASTNFYENPQAGKKGGICFSIMNSRNGICGKEHLSDHYTEEKRFEKHSFTGNSSFGKSQACSKGTQAEPRNGFSDNHLSTCKSASRRKQTLFGVEISEEIDDSLGTVSHTSSIIIKNDLVNCESVGYGAPGKCFKNVDETNAKPVENSKSDSENSHKFQMAIPQQSFVFTGCQSNQENLKERLPWFLKTPQQRGEHKKKGANNSYFMNLDSLQNYSNDFFKKTERTGGSWPTLKAKQETSESMVAEIADNGIPRTILSFPICNALHTVKNPNSGGNISKINCSGIDSGGGRKEQLEIKDFVLQKGFNNYISGLRHHIDLNLSFEEEDAPPAPSIPTTIVKIATTEIDLQAPALIESEAEVSFTEADLIEVEVPPRKSEHSDEDCDRLAAQTIISFSMSGKRNSNEEVAREPLEATSSDCLKWFAEKILSNCDDAMRTVSLVQNGVVDAAELIPYGMDCFEFMTLKLEDTKEEHYSYKPMELNNPSDEEAKRSRKGMPGRGKQLKDFQKDILPGLVTLSRQEVTEDLKTFEGLLFKVEGRNSLRSGRGRKRFRVLPTSPVSKSVYSTITQQSTCQKLGLEGRNILGWGKRTRRLPRQRCPNAHLSSPLKC